Genomic DNA from Nonomuraea rubra:
GGGGATGAGGGCTTCCTCCAGGGGTTTCCTGGCCAGATCGGGCACTTCGGTCCCCTCGGCCGCGTACCCGACGGGGAACAGGATGTAGGGCCGCTCGTTGGCCGGGCGCCGGCAGATCTCGACGAGGAAGGCCATCGGGTTCGGCGTGTGCGTGAGCGTGGACAGGCCCATGACGTGCAGCGCCGTGATGAACAGGCCGCAGGCGATGCCGACGCTCTCGTTGACGTAGTAGTGGCGGACCTTCTCTCCCCCGGAGGTCAGGCCGTACTTCTCGGCGAAGCAGACCACCAGCCAGGGCGCCACCTCCAGATATCCCTTGTCCGAGCCGGTCTCCAGCGGCGCCAGCGCCGCCCGCCACTCGGGAGGCAGCCGCCCGCCCTCGTAGTTCTGCCGCTCCTCGGCCTCGGCCGCCTCGCGCACGCGCCGCTTGGTCTGCGCGTCGCCGATCACCACGAACTTCCACGGCTGCTGGTGCGCCCCGGAAGGCGCGGTGTTGGCGGCCCGTACGGCCAGCTCGACACACCGGTACGGCACCGGCTCCGGGCTGAAGTGCCGCACGCTGCGCCGCCGCTCCACCAGCCGGTGGAACTCCTCGCCGCGCCTGACCATCTCCTCGGGCGCGTGGCGCTCCGGCTTGTAGGGAACGAACGGGTGCTGGTGCTCCATAAGATCCGAAGTGTCGGCCCGGGTGCCGGATCTGACAACAGTGCCCCTCGCATGCTGCCGATCTGACAGCGAAACCCCCTTTGGGAGGCGAATATGCCAGCACGCCGCCACGGCCTCGACGATCTCGACCGCGATCTCCTCCGCCTGGTCGCCGAACGCCCGCGCAGCGGCCTGCTGGAGATCGCCCGGCTGCTGGGGGTGGCGCGGGGGACCGTGCAGGCCAGGCTCGACCGCATGGTCGCCGACGGCGTGATCACCGGTTTCGGCCCGGAGCTCTCCCCCGCCGCGCTCGGGCACCCGGTGCAGGCGTTCACCACGCTGGAGGTCGAGCAGGCGGCCCGCGAGCACATCTCCACGACCCTGGAGGCCATTCCCGAGCTGCTGGAGGCCTACATCGTGACCGGTCCAGGCGACGTGCTGTGCCGGCTCGCGGGCCGCGACCACGAGCACCTCCAGCAGGTCATCGACCGGATGCTGGCCATCCCCGGGGTGCGCCGCAGCACCACCGTCATCACGCTGTCCA
This window encodes:
- a CDS encoding nitroreductase family protein; the protein is MEHQHPFVPYKPERHAPEEMVRRGEEFHRLVERRRSVRHFSPEPVPYRCVELAVRAANTAPSGAHQQPWKFVVIGDAQTKRRVREAAEAEERQNYEGGRLPPEWRAALAPLETGSDKGYLEVAPWLVVCFAEKYGLTSGGEKVRHYYVNESVGIACGLFITALHVMGLSTLTHTPNPMAFLVEICRRPANERPYILFPVGYAAEGTEVPDLARKPLEEALIPMSVNLGLS
- a CDS encoding Lrp/AsnC family transcriptional regulator encodes the protein MPARRHGLDDLDRDLLRLVAERPRSGLLEIARLLGVARGTVQARLDRMVADGVITGFGPELSPAALGHPVQAFTTLEVEQAAREHISTTLEAIPELLEAYIVTGPGDVLCRLAGRDHEHLQQVIDRMLAIPGVRRSTTVITLSTVVPHRVMPLAGP